The genomic DNA GCAGGACCAGCTGCAAGGCGCAGAAGTGGAAATCAAAGTCCTTGAACAGATAGACCATGCCGGCGAAGGCATACGACAGATTCATCACAATCAGGAAGCACACGGGCACGGACACGTGCTGGTTGAGACGATCCAGGAGCTTGCGGAACTCCAGCACCTCCCGCATCCAGTCCAGCGAATCGATGGAGTGCATCAGTAGTTTGTGCGACAGCGACTCCAAATGAACCTTTAGCAAGTAGCACTCTATGTAGTAGTTACTCAATACAACTATCTCCACCAGGTCCTGCAGCAGTATGGTGCACAGCAATCCGGTGCGCAGGCACAGCTCCCAGTCGCTCAGAGGCTCAGCTAGCCAGGCCACCTTGATGATCTGAGCCGGCTGCATGACCACCACAGCGCAAGCGTACGCAaacaggagcaccagcagggTCAGGGCCAGCCCCAAAAACAGCCAGAGCATCCGACACAGTCTCTTGGGCTTGGCGGACATCAGGAACACCCGTTCGATTAGGTTTTGCAGCTGCTCGTGGTCAATCACTTTGCACAccagcacagcagccacaaaagccatcAGGTTGAAGGCACTCGGCACCACATAACCAAAGAGCAGCTCGCCGATGGTGTTTGGTGTGGCGATGCCGCCATCCGTGCTGTTGCTAATGGGTCGTATATCCCTGTAGCTGGTGAAGCCGCGATCGCCCCTGGAAGCAGCAAGATTAACGTGAGCATGCATTCGTATAACATTCAACTTACCTGTAGCCACATATGTAGCGCAGTACATAGCCCACCAGCAGGATAAAGAGCACCATCAGAGCCTGGACATAGCTGCAGCAGGCCCGCACATTGCTCATGTCCGTCGAGATGGGATTGAGGCCGACCAGCGTCAAGATCGTGACATAGGGACGCAGAAACTGTTTGCAGAATGAAAGACTTTCAAACGATCGATGGAGCGGTTGTTGGCCTCACCTTTCGCTTGCAATAGTCCAGCAGGGCGGAGGTCGGCTCGTGCTCCCCCGGCTGCTGCAGGT from Drosophila subobscura isolate 14011-0131.10 chromosome E, UCBerk_Dsub_1.0, whole genome shotgun sequence includes the following:
- the LOC117891294 gene encoding uncharacterized protein LOC117891294 produces the protein MTTPTSTTAAAAAATAATTEEELWSSRATSVASSWLHDELQPGEHEPTSALLDYCKRKFLRPYVTILTLVGLNPISTDMSNVRACCSYVQALMVLFILLVGYVLRYICGYRGDRGFTSYRDIRPISNSTDGGIATPNTIGELLFGYVVPSAFNLMAFVAAVLVCKVIDHEQLQNLIERVFLMSAKPKRLCRMLWLFLGLALTLLVLLFAYACAVVVMQPAQIIKVAWLAEPLSDWELCLRTGLLCTILLQDLVEIVVLSNYYIECYLLKVHLESLSHKLLMHSIDSLDWMREVLEFRKLLDRLNQHVSVPVCFLIVMNLSYAFAGMVYLFKDFDFHFCALQLVLLNIANVMLWLFLGLLPFFVASSVTRVCQSAQANGHQIRVRPFVYHNTSAEDLNSTLLFASSLDMSAKLFRMPIQPNYLCFAILVVVLVILTLGMCLNLTALGKI